ACCTAATCGCTTGATTCTGTATTTTAAATATCCGCTGTTTGATAAAAATTTATCTTGTTTATCGAGTACCCTTGCATATTTACCGGATAATTTAGCCAGGTTATAATTTTGAGTAAAAGTTGCTTTGCAAATATCTAAAATACGAGAAGAGGCAGGCCAAAATCCATCAGCGGCAGATCCGGCTTCAGGAGTCATGGCTAATATTTTTGGTTTAGTACCTTGTTCTCCATACATCCAATCGTCACTAGAGCCGTTTGTTACATAATTTACAGTTTGATCGGCTGTGCCATATAAAAATCTGCTATCCTGCGTTAATAAAACTCCCCAATTCACATAGGTAGCGCTATCAGGTGTATATAATCCTAGTTGATAACCCCAAGGATAAATTAATAAATTACCATAAGTATGCGCATTCAAAGCGTTTACAAAAGTTCTGGTATTACAAAAATTACGAATGGCCTGTGTTTCGGGTTCGCTAAATGCCGAAGGGCCTCTGTATGTATCACTAGTAGATGTTGGTGATGAGCCTGAATTATCAAATCCCCAATTATATCCATAATTTCTGTTTAAATCCACACCAAAACTTCCTCCTCCATTTGTTCTCCTGTTTTTACGCCACATACCCCCACCGTTAGGACTAATAGTTTGATTATACACATAACCATCCGGATTCACTACAGGAATAAAATATAACTCTGTACCATCCAAGGTTGCTTTAATATCCGGATTAGTTGCATAATTTTCTAACAAATACCACATATAAAAAATTAATTGAGATACACTAGCCGCTTCGCGAGCATGATGAAGCGAAGTATATAACACTTCCGGTTCTGCTTCGTCTGTATTCGGATTATCGCTGATTTTTACTTGCCAAATAGTTCTTCCCTGGTGAGACAATGGACTCAATGGTTGTTTAACAGTTATCAGATTTGGATACAATAAAACCATACTATCTAAAATCTGAACAACTTCATTAAACGTAAAATACCCGCCCATAGATCCTAAATGAAAATAAGTAGGTTTTTGTAAATTGGACTTATTGCAATCTTGCGGGGCCAAAATTTTATTCATTACATCCTGTTTGTTTCTCTCTACATAATAATTAGTCACATCTTCAATTAAAATTGAATGCTTAATATTATTTTGTTTAAGAATATTTACTTCTAATTCACTAATCTCAGCAATCAGTCCTCCTTCTCCTTTTTCGGAATGATCAATAGTTATTCCCAACGAAATTAATTTTTGAGCCAGTTGTTCATCTCCTTGCATTAACACACGATGATATTTGGCGATTTGTGCTGAAGCGTTTATTGAAACGATAATCACAAAAAATAATACAATTTTTTTCATTTATATTTTCATTTTTAAATTATTAAACACAAAAGTCCACATATCAGTAAACTCATCAATTTGTTTATTAGTTGGTTTACCGGAACCATGCCCTGCATTTACATCAATGCGAATAAGTATTGGATTGGTACTTGTATTTTTATTTTGCATAGTTGCAGCAAATTTGAAGGAATGTGCCGGCACCACCCGATCATCATGATCTCCGGTTAAAATAAGTGTAGCCGGATACTTTACTTTTTTGATATTATGTAAAGGAGAATACTTGATCAGACATTCAAATTCACTTTTATTTTCGCTACAGCCATAATCAACTGTCCATGCGCTACCGATGGTAAACTGATGAAAGCGCAACATATCTAAAACGCCAACTGTGGGTATTGCTGTATTGCATATATCCGGACGTTGAGTCATAACCGCACCGATTAAGAGCCCTCCATTACTTCTGCCGTGGATAGCTAATTTTTGATAGGAAGTGTATTTATTTTTTACCAGATAATCGCAGGCTGCAATAAAATCATCAAACACATTTTGCTTGTTACATTTTGTGCCGGATTTATGCCATTCCTCTCCAAACTCTCCTCCACCTCTTAAGTTAGGCACGCAATAAATTCCTCCCGCTTCTATAAATACAGCTCGGTCAATTCTAAATTCGGGAGCCAAAGAAATATTAAATCCGCCATACCCAAAAACAAAGCAGGGTGTATTTTCATCTTTAATCAATCCTTTTTTGGAAGTAATAAACATTGGGATTTTTGTGCCATCTTTTGATTCAAAAAAAACTTGTTCGGTAGTATAATTTCCGGAATCGAATTTAATATCAGGATTGAAAATCATTTTACTACTCCATCTTTTTGCATCCAATAAATAAATTTGTTCGGGAGATGTAAATTTTACTGTGCCATAAGTTGCAAACTCATCATTTTTAGAAGAATGAAAATCAGTTAAACGACAAACTCCGTCTAAAGGAATTTCCTTTTCAAGATTTCCTTCTATGGAATAACAATATAATTTAGAAGTGACATTTTCGAGATAATTAACTAAAATT
This sequence is a window from Sphingobacteriaceae bacterium. Protein-coding genes within it:
- a CDS encoding immune inhibitor A, translated to MKKIVLFFVIIVSINASAQIAKYHRVLMQGDEQLAQKLISLGITIDHSEKGEGGLIAEISELEVNILKQNNIKHSILIEDVTNYYVERNKQDVMNKILAPQDCNKSNLQKPTYFHLGSMGGYFTFNEVVQILDSMVLLYPNLITVKQPLSPLSHQGRTIWQVKISDNPNTDEAEPEVLYTSLHHAREAASVSQLIFYMWYLLENYATNPDIKATLDGTELYFIPVVNPDGYVYNQTISPNGGGMWRKNRRTNGGGSFGVDLNRNYGYNWGFDNSGSSPTSTSDTYRGPSAFSEPETQAIRNFCNTRTFVNALNAHTYGNLLIYPWGYQLGLYTPDSATYVNWGVLLTQDSRFLYGTADQTVNYVTNGSSDDWMYGEQGTKPKILAMTPEAGSAADGFWPASSRILDICKATFTQNYNLAKLSGKYARVLDKQDKFLSNSGYLKYRIKRLGLGTGSFTVSINPIGTELSAVGAPKIYPSLNLNQEVLDSISYTANFLLSPGQVIKYKLEINNGDYIYHDTISKVYGNPITLLYDPGNSTVTNFTTTGTWGLSTTKFNSAPSSITESPAGNYSGNQLKTITTASNIAITNAIYAHLQFFTRFEMEKAGDDAQIFISTNNGTSWSPLCGKYETPPVTFGGTNPIYDGIQNEWVMEDFDLSAYIGQSIRLRFQFQTDPSVNKDGFYFDDLLIRKLAPAPPASVNNQIIVMDNIRIYPNPASAFINISNPDEIDITVSISNVLGQKVLQDKNTNERELAISTSELPNGVYFVKLKHNGIEEIKKIVKD